A single region of the Pseudalkalibacillus berkeleyi genome encodes:
- the trmB gene encoding tRNA (guanosine(46)-N7)-methyltransferase TrmB, with translation MRLRNKPWAQDKIEEHPGIVVINPEEWKGKWAEQFNNNNPIHIEVGTGKGQFITEMSKLHPNVNYIGIERQKSIVVSAIDKIKESGQKNVRMINVNAVELNQYFAENEVHRVYLNFSDPWPKNRHEKRRLSHDSFLESYENVLIPNGEIHMKTDNQGLFEYSLHSFSKYGMVLNNVSLDLHKSGIEGNIMTEYEEKFSEKGNRIYRCEAVYRNG, from the coding sequence ATGCGTCTTAGAAACAAACCTTGGGCTCAAGATAAAATTGAAGAACATCCTGGGATTGTAGTTATCAATCCAGAAGAGTGGAAAGGAAAATGGGCAGAACAGTTTAACAATAATAATCCCATCCATATAGAAGTTGGCACAGGCAAAGGACAATTTATTACTGAAATGTCTAAATTACACCCGAACGTCAATTACATTGGAATTGAACGTCAGAAAAGTATCGTCGTCTCGGCTATTGATAAAATCAAAGAGTCCGGACAGAAAAATGTTCGTATGATCAACGTTAATGCAGTGGAATTAAATCAATATTTTGCTGAAAACGAAGTCCACCGTGTCTATTTGAATTTTTCGGATCCTTGGCCAAAAAACCGACATGAGAAAAGACGGTTAAGTCATGATTCATTTTTGGAATCCTACGAAAATGTGCTCATACCAAATGGTGAAATCCATATGAAAACAGACAATCAAGGTCTATTCGAATATTCACTTCATAGCTTTTCAAAATACGGTATGGTTTTGAATAATGTAAGTCTGGATCTTCATAAAAGTGGGATCGAAGGAAACATCATGACTGAATATGAAGAAAAGTTCTCAGAAAAAGGGAATAGAATCTATCGCTGTGAGGCTGTATACCGAAACGGGTAA
- the cydS gene encoding cytochrome bd oxidase small subunit CydS, producing MKLENFFIMWAPPLVLLIAIIGLFVWGAKK from the coding sequence ATGAAATTGGAAAACTTTTTTATCATGTGGGCTCCGCCACTTGTTCTATTGATTGCAATCATTGGTTTATTCGTTTGGGGCGCAAAAAAATAG
- a CDS encoding phosphotransferase family protein, with translation MKHILGSGWQVKPAGGATGEAYIAQYGEEKIFLKRNSSPFLAVLSAEGIVPKLLWTKRLENGDVITAQHWLNGRELKAAEMDQQIVAQLLSKIHRSQELLSMLRRIGIQPLTPDAVLNELVNRSFQNTKYQNEIKPYLDYLSSHIDAVRTDQFVVCHADVNHNNWLITEDQRLYLIDWDGAVIADPALDLAMLLYWYVPDDEWDSWLRSYGVPLTTSLKTRMYWYIVAQTIESIYWHCERNQPEQANYWMNYLSQLNKQILH, from the coding sequence TTGAAACACATATTAGGAAGCGGCTGGCAGGTGAAGCCTGCGGGTGGTGCAACCGGGGAAGCCTACATCGCACAATATGGGGAAGAGAAAATCTTCTTAAAAAGGAATTCGTCACCATTCCTTGCTGTATTATCGGCAGAAGGAATCGTTCCAAAGCTTTTATGGACGAAACGATTAGAGAATGGGGATGTCATAACTGCTCAGCATTGGTTGAACGGCAGAGAATTAAAAGCTGCAGAGATGGATCAACAAATTGTTGCGCAACTGCTTTCCAAAATTCATCGTTCACAAGAACTACTATCGATGTTAAGAAGGATTGGCATTCAACCGTTGACACCCGATGCAGTGTTGAACGAACTTGTGAACCGATCTTTCCAAAATACAAAATATCAAAATGAAATTAAGCCATATCTCGATTATTTATCTTCACATATTGATGCTGTACGTACAGATCAATTCGTCGTATGTCATGCAGATGTGAATCATAATAATTGGTTAATTACTGAAGATCAACGTCTTTATTTAATTGATTGGGATGGAGCTGTTATTGCAGATCCGGCACTTGATCTTGCAATGTTGCTTTACTGGTACGTTCCTGACGATGAATGGGACAGCTGGTTACGCTCATACGGTGTTCCTTTGACGACATCACTAAAAACAAGAATGTATTGGTATATCGTTGCTCAAACAATCGAATCGATCTATTGGCACTGCGAAAGAAATCAGCCGGAACAAGCTAATTACTGGATGAATTATTTGAGCCAATTAAACAAACAAATTTTACATTAG
- a CDS encoding YtzH-like family protein gives MPLQVTDQLSLLMDILRSHQLDQCGSNSECAQIQRLTNSLLQNPQTPLELRETLTSIQTYSQGGNSAPSVDQHVMGYQNELNQWMNVLEHN, from the coding sequence ATGCCACTACAAGTGACAGATCAACTTTCTTTATTGATGGATATTTTGCGGAGCCACCAATTAGATCAATGTGGCTCTAATTCAGAATGTGCTCAAATTCAACGATTAACCAATTCATTACTTCAAAATCCACAAACCCCACTCGAACTCCGGGAAACGCTGACATCGATTCAGACTTACAGCCAAGGTGGCAATAGTGCTCCCTCTGTAGACCAACATGTAATGGGATACCAAAACGAGCTGAACCAATGGATGAATGTGCTCGAACACAACTAA
- a CDS encoding diacylglycerol/lipid kinase family protein, whose product MEKFLIFIINPKAGNDKGERVWKKVKKELMKRDIMYRSFFTQRPGHAKDLAQQMCHMHHENMKGIVSVGGDGTIHEVINGMGQYMNIPVGFISAGSGNDFARGFNLSRSPLHALNYILSSKFERSRSYDLGEFRLSARKHKPNYFSSSIGIGFDGEVAKQTNESKYKGLLNKVGLGSLSYIFTLLNLSFKYKPFTLQIRVDNKRYVFDDVWLIATTNIKYYGGGMKICPEARPNDGQFDICVVHNLSRKKLFFLFGTVFLGLHTKMKEVTLLKGRDIEVIPDKPVTMHADGEVIGTSPISIKVLPKQIKVI is encoded by the coding sequence ATGGAAAAGTTCTTAATTTTTATCATTAATCCAAAAGCAGGTAACGATAAAGGTGAACGTGTTTGGAAGAAAGTAAAAAAGGAATTGATGAAACGAGACATCATGTATCGAAGCTTTTTCACACAAAGACCTGGTCATGCGAAAGATCTTGCGCAACAAATGTGCCACATGCATCATGAGAATATGAAGGGGATCGTTTCAGTAGGTGGCGATGGTACGATTCATGAGGTAATTAATGGAATGGGTCAATATATGAACATTCCTGTAGGATTTATCTCAGCTGGTTCTGGTAATGACTTTGCGAGAGGATTCAATCTATCAAGATCGCCTCTCCATGCATTAAACTATATTTTGTCTTCTAAATTCGAAAGAAGCCGGTCGTATGATTTGGGCGAATTTCGTTTGAGTGCTCGTAAACATAAGCCCAATTACTTTTCAAGTTCAATTGGAATTGGATTTGACGGTGAAGTGGCTAAGCAGACGAACGAGTCAAAATATAAAGGACTATTGAATAAAGTAGGATTAGGCTCACTATCCTATATTTTCACTTTATTGAACCTTAGTTTCAAATACAAACCATTTACGCTTCAAATAAGAGTAGACAACAAACGTTATGTGTTTGACGATGTTTGGCTCATTGCCACTACGAACATAAAATACTACGGTGGCGGTATGAAAATATGTCCTGAAGCCCGCCCAAATGATGGACAATTCGATATTTGTGTCGTACATAACTTATCTAGAAAAAAACTATTTTTCCTGTTTGGAACGGTATTTTTAGGACTACATACAAAGATGAAAGAAGTCACATTGTTAAAAGGGAGAGACATCGAAGTCATTCCTGACAAACCTGTTACGATGCATGCTGATGGAGAGGTAATCGGCACAAGTCCGATTTCGATCAAAGTTTTACCAAAGCAAATAAAGGTTATCTAA